The Haloterrigena turkmenica DSM 5511 genome includes the window TCGCGGTCGAAATGGAAGTCGAGAACTTCGAACTGCGTCCGCCGGGCGAGGATACGGTCCCCGAGAGCGGAACCGGACACCTCCACGTCCTCGTCGACGAGGGCTGCGTCGAGCCGGGATACGTGATCCCCCTGGAGGACGGCTATTACCACCTCTCAGACGGCGGACGCGAGATCGAAATCGAACTCGAGCCGGGACAGCACGACCTCTGTGCGCAGGCGGGCGACGACATACACAACGCCTACGACATGACCGACGAGATCACGATCACGGTCACCGGGGGCGAGGGCGGGGGGAACGCGACCGAGAGCGGGAGCGAAAGCGGGGACGGGAACGAAACGGACTCCGAGAACGGAACCGGGAACGAATCCGAGGGCGGCAATTCGAGCGACGACTGATCGCGTGTTAGCCCCGATCTTCTGGCCACAGTACAGTCGCTGACGGCTGCTAGCGCTGATAAAAAGACGGATCGGTAGCGGACGAGTTAGCCGTGGATTCCCATCGCTTCGATCTGTTCCTGGTACCGGTTCCGGATGGTCACTTCCGTGACCTGCGCGACGTCGGCGACCTCTCGCTGGGTCTTCTTCTCGTTGCAGAGCAGCGAGGCGGCGTAGATCGCGGCGGCGGCGTAGCCGGTGGGCGACTTGCCCGAGAGGAGTCCTTCCTCGGCCGTCTTCTCGATGATTTCGTTGGCCTTGGTCTGGACTTCCTCGGAGAGTTCGAGTTCGGAACAGAAGCGGGGGACGTACTTTTTCGGGTCGACGGGGCGCATCTCGAGACCGAGTTCCTGCGAGATGTACCGATACGTGCGACCGATCTCTTTGCGTTCGACGCGAGAGACTTCCGAGATTTCCTCAAGGGAGCGCGGGATGCCTTCCTTCCGACAGGCGGCGTACAGTGCGGAGGTGGCCACGCCTTCAATCGAGCGGCCACGGATGAGGTCTTCTTTCAGTGCACGGCGATAGATGACTGAGGCGACCTCGCGGACGGACCGAGGGACCCCGAGCGCGGAGGCCATTCGGTCAATCTCGCTCAACGCGAACTGCAGATTCCGCTCCCCGGCGTCTTTGGTACGGATGCGTTCCTGCCACTTGCGCAGTCGGTGCATCTGACTGCGTTTCTTCGAGGAGATGGAGCGACCGTAGGCGTCTTTGTCCTTCCAGTCGATGGTCGTCGTCAGCCCCTTGTCGTGCATCGTCTGGGTCGTCGGCGCGCCGACGCGGGACTTCTCCTGTCGCTCCTGATGATTGAACGCCCGCCACTCCGGGCCGGGATCAATTTTTTCTTCCTCCACGACGAGCCCACAGTCTTCACAGATGAGCTCACCCCGGTCGGAGTCCTTTACGAGATTGTCCGATTCACACTCGGGGCAAGCGCGTACCCCTTCCTGATCCTCGGTCTCGTCCGTCTCACGCGTTCGCTCCCGCTGGCGGGTGGACCGTGTCATCGCACTTTTATAGTAGTATCACCATCGCATATAAATCCTTGGTCGGCGTTTTTCGCCACTGAGGAATATCGGCCGATATCGAGGTTTACAGCGCTTCAGGAGCAGGGTTTACGATTTGATACCGGAAAGACTTTATCCGATTCCGGCGGACATCGGCAACGAATGCCGGTCATCGAGTGCGACGTCGAGACGGCTCGAGCACGACTCGAGGAAGCAGGGGTGTCGGTCGAGTCCGGAAACACGGATCACGAGCGTTGGCGGGTGAGCCGCGGCTCTGCGACGGCCGTCGCCTACGACGACAAGGTCGTCATCCAGGGATCGAACCCGCAGGACCTCGAGGCGCTGTTGCGCGAGAGCGGCGGTCGCGCGCACGTCTACTTCGACGGCGGCTCGCGCGGGAACCCCGGCCCGGCCGCGATCGGTTGGGTGATCGTCACCGGCGACGGGATCGTCGCCGAAGACGGCGAGACGATCGGCACGGCGACCAACAATCAGGCCGAGTACGAGGCGCTGATCGCGGGCCTCAAGGCCGCCCGCGACTACGGCTACGACGAGGTCCACATCCGCGGCGACTCCGAACTGATCGTCAAACAGGTCCGCGGCGAGTACGACACCAACAATCCCGAACTCCGGGAGAAGCGCGTCACCGTCCACGAACTGCTCGGGGCGTTCGACGAGTGGACCCTCGAGTACGTCCCCCGCGAGGTCAACGAGCGCGCGGACGGCCTCGTGAACGAGGCCCTCGACGCCGCCTGATCCGGATCGCCCGTCGGCCGACGCGGACCGGCAAGGGAAAAAGTCCTCGAGTCCGTACGGATCGGTATGACTGACTCGAACGAATCGCTCGCCGAAACCGGCCCCGACTCCGACGACGGAAACGACGACCTCGAGACCACGGAACTCCCCGCGGACGTCGTCGACGAGGTCGAGCGGCTCACGCGGATCGCGCGCGAGACGCCCGACGAGAACGAGGCCGAAGCGCGCAGAGAGCGGCGCGCGACGCTCCTCTCCGAGTACGACTTCACCGCGCGGGTTCGCGACGACGACGGCACCGACGTGCTTGTCCTCCATCCCGCGGAATGGCACGACACCGAGCAGGGCGTCATCCGGACCGATCGGATCGCCGACCTCTCGCGCGCGATCGAGATTCCCCTCGAGGGGACGGGCGATCCGGACGACTGGAACGACGTCGCGGCGCACAACCGAGCGCTCGTCGAGCGCGTCCGTGAGGACCACGGCGACGTCCACGGCGACAACGCCGCGGCGCTCGCCGATTTCGCGAGCAATCACTACGCGAAGCGGATCGAGGAGCTCACGGACGCGGAGCTCCGGGAGTTCCGTACCGAGTACTTCGTGAGAAACGCGTGGCCGTCCGCCGAACAGCGGGAGGCGATCGCGGAATCGATCGAGCTGATCTCCGAGACGGCCGATCGCTCGGTCCCCGATCGTCGGGGCCGATAACCGCAATGAGCGGTTCTGGTGGAATCGCAGCCGTGGTCGTTAGTAGCTGTTCTCGACGATGTCGCGGATCTCGTCGGCGCGCTCGTCGTCGGTGACGATCTTCGAGAGCGACCACTGGATGCCGTCGAGGACGGCGTCGTAGCCGTCGTCGGTCAGCGAGTACTGGTTGGTTCGCTTGTCGAGTTCGCTCTTCTCGACCAGCCCGAGGTCGACGAGTTCGTCGAGGTTCGGGTAGAGACGCCCGTGGTTGACCTCCGTCCCGTAGTAGTCCTCAAGTTCGCGCTTGATCGCCAGGCCGTACATCGGCTCTTTGGCCAGGATCGTGAGGATGTTGGTCTGGAACGCGGTGAGTTCGCGTGCAATACTCTGTTCGCCGGTGATTGATTGTGCCTCTGACATACTTGTGCAAATGTCACCAGACTATTTAAGACTTGTCAACTAATCCCTCGTATACGCGATCGGCGACGAGCCGATCGGCTCTGCGACCGCCGGACACTGGTGGGTCTTGTCCGGATCTCATGTCGTGTATCTGGCAACCGTCGTCTATAATGTGACACTCGATTACGAAAGTACTTTTTGATCCACCGATGGAGTCTCCGGTACATGGTCAACCTCTGGGAAGACCTCGAGACCGGACCGAATCCGCCAGAAGAGATCTACGCCGTCGTGGAGTGTCTCAAGGGCGAGCGAAACAAGTACGAGTACGAGAAGGACATCCCGGGCGTCGTCTTAGACCGCGTGCTCCACAGCAACGTCCACTATCCGAGCGACTACGGCTTCATCCCGCAGTCGTACTACGACGACGAGGACCCCTTCGACGTGCTCGTCCTCGTCGAGGACCAGACGTTCCCCGGCTGTGTCATCGAAGCCCGTCCCGTCGCGCTGATGAAGATGGACGACGACGGCGAGCAGGACGACAAGGTCATCGCGGTTCCGAGCGAAGACCCGCGCTACGACCACATCGAAGATCTCGACGACATCCCCCAGCAGCAACTCGACGAGATCGACGAGTTCTTCGCGACCTACAAGAACTTAGAGGAGGGCAAGGAAGTCGAGACGCAGGGCTGGGAGGACAAGCAGGCCGCCTACGACGCGATCGAACACGCACAGGAGCTCTACGAGGAGAACTTCTAGACCTCCGTTCCCGCGGCTCGCCACACCGCTACGCCGTTTTTTTCGCCACGTCCGTCGATGCGTTCGCTCCGTCAGTCGTCACTGAATACGCGCGAGTTATGTTCGTCCGCGCGACTCATGCATTATGAGCATGGGTAATTTTATCCCCCTCGCAGTGGTACGTCTATTCGTCATGGCAGCCACCAACCCGTCCGCACGAACGCCCGACGACGACGCCGACGTCCCCGAGTCCGGCGTCGGTATGGCCCATCTGACGGTCGTTCCCGAAAACTTCGATCCGACCGAGGGCGACGAGGACGAGTAAGTTCACTGCGCCCGTCGCGGTCCTCGAGTCAGTCGTTCGAGCGGTCATCGCATCGCTGTCCGGGCTCGGCCGCCGTTTCCGGTTTCGGTTGCCACCCCACGCCGGCACCGTTCGAGCCTCCACGTGAATCAATGTCAGATCTTCTCAATACAGTGTCTCGAAACGAAGGTTCTTGTATGCGGTCGAACTACGCACGTCCATGGGTCTGTTCGATCGACTGCGGGGCGACGACACCCCCCGTGTCGCATTTATTGGGGTCGATGGCGTGCCGTATAGTCTCCTCTCGGAGAACGAAGAACTGTTCCCGAACTTCGCCGCGATCGCCGAAGAGGGTACGGCCGGCGAGATCTCGAGCATCGTTCCGCCCGAGTCCAGCGCCTGCTGGCCGTCGCTGACGACCGGGGTCAACCCCGGCGAGACCGGCGTCTACGGCTTTCAGGACCGCGAGGTCGGAACCTACGACACGTACGTTCCGATGGGCCGGGAGGTCCAGGCCGACCGCGTCTGGGACCGCGTCCAGGAGGACGGCCGCAAGGCGACGGTGCTGAACGTTCCCGTCACTTTCCCGCCCCAGCGCAACGTCCAGCGGATGGTCTCCGGGTTCCTCTCGCCGGGGCTGGAGAAGGCGGCCTACCCCGACGACGTTCGCGACTACCTCGAGACGCTGGACTACCGGATCGACGTCAATCCGAAACTCGGCCATCAGGAGGACAAATCGGAGTTCATCGAGGACGCCCACGCCACCGTCGACGCGCGCTTTGAGGCGTTCAAACACTACATCGAGGAGGACGACTGGGACCTCTTCTTCGGCGTCTTCATGACGACCGACCGGGTCAACCACTTCCTCTTTAAGGACTACGAGCGCGACGGCGAGTACAAGGACGAGTTCATCGAGTTCTACCAGAAGGTCGATCAGTACATCGGCCGCCTGCGGGACGCGCTCCCGGAGGACGTCACCATGATCGTCGCCTCCGACCACGGCTTTACGAGTCTCGACTACGAGGTTCACTTCAACGAGTGGCTCCGAGAGGAGGGCTGGCTCTCCTTCGGGACCGACGACCCCGAGGAACTCGGCGACATCGCCGACGACACTAAGGCCTACTCGTTCATCCCGGGTCGGTTCTACATCAACCTCGAGGGCCGGGAACCGCGCGGCTCCGTCCCCGAGGACGAGTACGACGAGGTTCGCGACCAGCTCAAGGCCGATCTCGAGGCCCTCGAAGGGCCCGACGGCAACAAGGTCGTCGAGCGCGTCGTCGAGAAGGAAGAAGCCTTCCGCGGCGACCACGACGACATCGCGCCCGATCTGGTCGCGATCCCGAACAAGGGCTTCGACCTCAAGTCCGGCTTCAAGGCCGATTCGGACATCTTCACGACCGGGCCACGAAACGGCATGCACAGCTTCGACAACACGTCGCTGTACATCGACACTCCCGAAGCCACGATCGGTGACGCCGACCTCTTCGACATCACGCCGACCATCCTCGACCTGCTCGAGGTCGAGTACAGCCGCGGCGAGTTCGACGGCGCGAGCCTGCTCTAGGCCCGCGGCGTCGCTCTCGAGTCCGTCCGCGTCCCGAACCCAATTCGAGCCCGTTTTCCGCCCGGCAACGAACCGGCGGGTATGGAAGAGATCATCCGCGCTCGAGGCCACGAGAACGTCTCCGCCGAGCACGCGAGCACGTTCGAGGTAACGACTGACGACTATCTCACTCCCGCCGGGGACTGCATCCTCGCCGTCGAGGCCGACCGTGCGCCCGCCGACTTCGATCCCGAGTTCGTCGAGGCCTGTCGGGACCGCGAGGCGACGATCGCGTTCACGATCGAAGCAGGCGGTTATACGGAGACCGTCGAGGGACGGGGGGATCCCGACCTCGAGTTCACTAACGAGCGCAGCGCGGTCGGTCGGACGAGCGACTACGTCGACGACCGGACGATCATGAACGGCGCCGAGTTCGCGGCCGAGGGATTCGACCGCGACCTCGTCGACGCGCTGGCCGACGGCGCCGAGGCGACGGTGACGATCAGCGTCGAGTGACCGGACCGGGAGGTGACCCCCGGCGGAGCCGGAACGCTCTCTCGTCAGAACTACCAGTCGCGTACGACGAGTGGTCGGAGCGATCGCGTTTTCGACTCTCCTCGTGCTGTCGTATCTGTCGCTCGTCCAGCCGCTCGTTCTCGCCCACGAATCGGCATACACACGTATCGACGGGACTGACAGAAAGCGTCGGAAAGATGGGTATCTCCGCGGGGGAGAGTCTTCCTTCGATCACGCAGCGGGGAGCGTGAACGAGAAGGTCGACCCCTCGCTGGGTTCGGAGTCGACCCAGATGTCGCCGCCGTGGCGCTCGACGATCCGCTGGCAGAGCGCCAGTCCGAGTCCCGTGCCGTCGTACTCGTCGCGACTGTGAAGCCGATCGAAGACGGTGAATATCCGGTCTTGATCGCCCGGTTCGATGCCGATCCCGTCATCGCGGACCGAAATCACGTACTTCTGCCGCCGTGGTTCCGCATCTATGTGGATCCGCGGCGGCTCGTCGCCGCTGTACGTGAGCGCGTTGTCCAGCAGGTTCTGGAGGAGTTGGCGGAGTTGGCTCTCGTCGCCCTCCACGCGAGGGAGTTCGGCCGTCGTGATCTCGGCGTCGGTCTCCTCGATTTCGATCTGGAGATCCGTGAGCACCTCGTCCAGAACCGTGTCCAATTCGACCGGTTCGAACGGATCGCCCCGCGTTTCGACCCGCGAGTACGCGAGCAGGCCGTCGATCATCTCGCGCATGCGGTCGGCCCCGTCGACGGCGAACTCGAGGAACTCTTCGCCGTCCTCGTCGAAGGCGTCGCCGTACCGACTTTCGAGCAGCTGGAGGTAGCTCGTCACCATCCGAAGCGGTTCCTGTAAGTCGTGGGAGGCGGCGTACGCGAAGTGTTCGAGGCGCTCGTTCGACTGCTGGAGCCGGTCGACCGTCTCCTCTAGCTCCCGCTCGTACTGCTGGCGCTCGAGTTCGTAGCCGATGCACTGCCCCAGGAGATCGAGGAACGACCGCTCGGTCTCGGTGAACTCCTCTCGCGGCACGGTATCAGTGAAGCAGACGGTGCCGTAGACGTCGTCGTCGACGATCACCTGCGTCCCGGCGTAACACCGGAGGTCGAACTCGTGGTAGAGCGCGTCGCCGTCCCAGCCGGCCGCTCCGGCGTCGGCGACGCTGATCGAGTCACCGGTGTCGACGACCCGACGGGAGTAGTTGTCCGTCAGCGGCGGCGTGAGCGTTCCCTCGTCGAGATCGGGGTGAGAACCGTGCATGTGTTCGATCTCGAACGCGTTCGTGCGTTCGCGGGTCAGCATTCCCACGGGGAGGTTGAGTCGGTCACAGCCCACCTTGAGCAGGCGGTCGATCTTCTCGTCGGCGGCGAGATCCACATTGGCGGTGATGTCGTACAGTTCCCGCTGCGATTCGTTGTGCTCGCGGCGCTCGATCTCGTAGCTCACCCACTGCCCCATCAACTCGATGAACGAACGCTCGGCCGCCGAGAACGGGTTATCACGCGGATCGGTGCTCCCGAACCACAGCGTGCCGTACGGCGTCGAGCCGCTCGTGACCTTCGTCCCGAGATAACTCGTCATCCCGAACTCTCGGTAGATCGTATCCTCGGTCCAGTGGGTACCCCGTACGTCGGCCATTTCGACGGGGTCCTCCTCGGAGATGGTTCGACGGCAGAAACAATTGCTATCGGGATCGGTCCACAACTCCTCGTCGGGGTCGAGGCCGAGACCGACGCCCTTCTCGAGTCGGAACGCGCCGTCCCACGACGGCAGGTGGTTCAGGCCGCCCATCTCGAGGCCGAATCGGTCGCGACCCAACTCGAGCAGCCGTTCGAGTTTCTCGTCGAACGAGAGGTCGGGATCGGCGGTGATCTCGTAGAGGTCTCGCTGGTATCGCTCGTGTTTCTTGCGCTGTTCGATATTCCGTACGCTCGCGAGAACGAGTTCACGTCCGTCCAGTGTGATTGACGAGGCTGCGATTTCTGCCGAAATATCGTGACCGTTTTTGCGACGACAGTGGAGATCCTCGGTCCATGCAGATCCGGTCTCGCGGACCTCATCGAGGAACGCGCGGAACTGCTCCAGTTCGTCGGGATGCAGGTCTGATGGGGCGATCGACGACAGTTCATCGCGCGTATACCCGGTCATCTCGCAGGCGGCCGAGTTCGCGTCAACGTATGCGTCCGTTTCGGGGTCGATGACGAAGATGCCGTCGTCGCTCTGCTCGAACACCGTCTCGAAGCGATCCTTCGTCTGTCGGAGTTCCGCCTCGCGCTCCTTGCGCTCGGTGATGTCGACGAGAGTGACGACTGCACGACGCACCTCGCCGGCCTCGTCTCGGACCGGCATCCCGTGATTGAGGACCGTCCGCCGCTCCCCGTCAAATCCTTCGATCTCGATCTCGTCCGGATCGACCACCTCCTCGCCTCGGAGCGCTCGGGCGAGCGCCCACTCATCGGGATCGACTGGTTCACCCGTGTCCGCCCACCACCCGTCGTACGCCTCGTACTCGGCGACCGAGTCGGATTCGGCGACTTCACCGCCCCAGATCTCTTCGGCGGCCTCATTCCACTCGACGATCTGCCCGTCGCCTTCGGCGACGAATACGGCGACCGGGAGCACATCGATGAGCGCCTGGAGTTGGTTTTTGCTCTCTTGAAGCGCCTGCTGGCGTTCCTTTTGCTCGGTGATATCGCGCGTCAGCGCCACGTGAACGGTCGTCCCGTCGGGGCGCTGGAGCGACTCCGCGTGCGATTCCATCTGTCGACGCGTACCCTCCAGTCCGATGATATCGAACTCTAGCGTCCCGCGTTCGCCCCGACAGATCCGCTCGTTGAACTCGCGGAACCGCTCGCGGTCCTCGGGGGCGATCAGGTCGTAGACGCACTCGCCGACGACATCCGACGCGGCGTCTGCTTCCACCATGTCGAGTCCGGCGGGGTTCATCTGAAGCAGGGTCCCGTCGGGAGCGACGGTCTTGATGCATTCGGGCGTGGTTTCGATGAGCGCGTTCAGATGCTCCGTTCGCTCGCGCAGCTCCCGCTCGCGCTGTTGGCGCTCGAGTTCGTATTTCACCCACTGCCCCATCAGTCGATGGAACGTGCGCTCCTCCTCGGAGATCGAGGCGTCGCGGGATTCCTCGGTGACGAAAAAGAACGTTCGATCGTGGTCACCATCGACGGGGATACGGGTACCGAGATAGGTGCGTACGTCGAACTCGGCGAAACAGGCCGCGTTCTCGAAGCCGCTATCGACGGGATCGGTGATCTCGACCGGGTCCGGAATGTCGTCGTCCGATCCCGCGTCACTGTCGGCGACGACTCGGCAATAGGTCTCCGAGAGGTCGAGTCGCGCCCCGGGAACGAGGTGGTCGTGTTCGCCGCTAACTGCCTCGACCTCGAACAGATCGCTCTCCGGATCGACCCGGGCCAGCCCGCCGAGGTCGAGATCGAACCGTTCGCACCCGACCTCGAATAGCGCGTCGAGTTTCTCGTCGAACGAGCGGTTGGCGTCCGACATAATTTCGTACACCTCGCGCTGGTAATGCTCGCTGGTCTCGATCGTCAACCGCGCGTCGGTCCGATCGACCAATGTCTCTAACTTCCGGTCGATCTCGCGCGATACTCGGTCGGGGCCGAAGTATTCCTCAGGTGGTGTGTAGTAGAGGTTCTGACATATAGTGCCATCGTAGACGAGATAGGGATGGGTCTTGAGGACGTCGTGGACGACGTCTGCCGGAAACCGGTCGCGATTGTACTGGCAGAGGACCGTGTAGTCCTCGCCCTCGTAGTGCGGGTTGAGCAACGCTTCGTACTCGCAGAGTCCGTCGAAGTCGGCGTCGGTTTCGAGCGCCCACGTCATTTCCGCGGCGGCTCTGAGCCCCGTGAACTCGTCCGCCGTCGCGTCCGCGAGCGTCTCCTCCCAGAACGACAGCATCGCTTCGCGGTCGAACTCGCCGGTCCGTCGATAGGTCTCCGCCTCCGTGTGCACCGACAGCGCCCCTGACTCGAGCGCGGCGTCGACGTCGACGTCGCGGGCTCGCATCGCATCGAGCACCTCGTCCGTGGTGTTGTCGTCGGCGACGTAAACACACCGTTCGCCGCGCTCGAGACCGTCTCGGATGAACGGGACGACCGCCTCGAACTGTTCGGCCCGATCCTCGTAGAGGAGAGCGAGGTGGTCGGTGTCCTCGTGTCCATCGAGCGGTTCAACGGGGCCCCGGAGCGCGGAACGCGATTTCGAGGGGGTGAACCTGCCCCCGAGATCGGGCGCGGTGCGCTGATCGGTCTGATCTGATAGCTGGTTACTCATAGGGAGTCTCGTGGTCGCCCGGAACGCGTTAGCTCGTCCGTGAAATCGATATACTCGCGGACGTCTGTTACTATCCGGGGTCTGTTCATTACTCGAGTCGAAGAGGACGACGATGAAAAGAGTACCGTCGGTCGTGTACTCGCGGTATGGCGTCCCGA containing:
- a CDS encoding inorganic diphosphatase: MVNLWEDLETGPNPPEEIYAVVECLKGERNKYEYEKDIPGVVLDRVLHSNVHYPSDYGFIPQSYYDDEDPFDVLVLVEDQTFPGCVIEARPVALMKMDDDGEQDDKVIAVPSEDPRYDHIEDLDDIPQQQLDEIDEFFATYKNLEEGKEVETQGWEDKQAAYDAIEHAQELYEENF
- a CDS encoding PadR family transcriptional regulator, with the translated sequence MSEAQSITGEQSIARELTAFQTNILTILAKEPMYGLAIKRELEDYYGTEVNHGRLYPNLDELVDLGLVEKSELDKRTNQYSLTDDGYDAVLDGIQWSLSKIVTDDERADEIRDIVENSY
- a CDS encoding MEDS domain-containing protein, which produces MSNQLSDQTDQRTAPDLGGRFTPSKSRSALRGPVEPLDGHEDTDHLALLYEDRAEQFEAVVPFIRDGLERGERCVYVADDNTTDEVLDAMRARDVDVDAALESGALSVHTEAETYRRTGEFDREAMLSFWEETLADATADEFTGLRAAAEMTWALETDADFDGLCEYEALLNPHYEGEDYTVLCQYNRDRFPADVVHDVLKTHPYLVYDGTICQNLYYTPPEEYFGPDRVSREIDRKLETLVDRTDARLTIETSEHYQREVYEIMSDANRSFDEKLDALFEVGCERFDLDLGGLARVDPESDLFEVEAVSGEHDHLVPGARLDLSETYCRVVADSDAGSDDDIPDPVEITDPVDSGFENAACFAEFDVRTYLGTRIPVDGDHDRTFFFVTEESRDASISEEERTFHRLMGQWVKYELERQQRERELRERTEHLNALIETTPECIKTVAPDGTLLQMNPAGLDMVEADAASDVVGECVYDLIAPEDRERFREFNERICRGERGTLEFDIIGLEGTRRQMESHAESLQRPDGTTVHVALTRDITEQKERQQALQESKNQLQALIDVLPVAVFVAEGDGQIVEWNEAAEEIWGGEVAESDSVAEYEAYDGWWADTGEPVDPDEWALARALRGEEVVDPDEIEIEGFDGERRTVLNHGMPVRDEAGEVRRAVVTLVDITERKEREAELRQTKDRFETVFEQSDDGIFVIDPETDAYVDANSAACEMTGYTRDELSSIAPSDLHPDELEQFRAFLDEVRETGSAWTEDLHCRRKNGHDISAEIAASSITLDGRELVLASVRNIEQRKKHERYQRDLYEITADPDLSFDEKLERLLELGRDRFGLEMGGLNHLPSWDGAFRLEKGVGLGLDPDEELWTDPDSNCFCRRTISEEDPVEMADVRGTHWTEDTIYREFGMTSYLGTKVTSGSTPYGTLWFGSTDPRDNPFSAAERSFIELMGQWVSYEIERREHNESQRELYDITANVDLAADEKIDRLLKVGCDRLNLPVGMLTRERTNAFEIEHMHGSHPDLDEGTLTPPLTDNYSRRVVDTGDSISVADAGAAGWDGDALYHEFDLRCYAGTQVIVDDDVYGTVCFTDTVPREEFTETERSFLDLLGQCIGYELERQQYERELEETVDRLQQSNERLEHFAYAASHDLQEPLRMVTSYLQLLESRYGDAFDEDGEEFLEFAVDGADRMREMIDGLLAYSRVETRGDPFEPVELDTVLDEVLTDLQIEIEETDAEITTAELPRVEGDESQLRQLLQNLLDNALTYSGDEPPRIHIDAEPRRQKYVISVRDDGIGIEPGDQDRIFTVFDRLHSRDEYDGTGLGLALCQRIVERHGGDIWVDSEPSEGSTFSFTLPAA
- a CDS encoding DUF7108 family protein, whose amino-acid sequence is MTDSNESLAETGPDSDDGNDDLETTELPADVVDEVERLTRIARETPDENEAEARRERRATLLSEYDFTARVRDDDGTDVLVLHPAEWHDTEQGVIRTDRIADLSRAIEIPLEGTGDPDDWNDVAAHNRALVERVREDHGDVHGDNAAALADFASNHYAKRIEELTDAELREFRTEYFVRNAWPSAEQREAIAESIELISETADRSVPDRRGR
- the rnhA gene encoding ribonuclease HI, with translation MPVIECDVETARARLEEAGVSVESGNTDHERWRVSRGSATAVAYDDKVVIQGSNPQDLEALLRESGGRAHVYFDGGSRGNPGPAAIGWVIVTGDGIVAEDGETIGTATNNQAEYEALIAGLKAARDYGYDEVHIRGDSELIVKQVRGEYDTNNPELREKRVTVHELLGAFDEWTLEYVPREVNERADGLVNEALDAA
- a CDS encoding transcription initiation factor IIB, giving the protein MTRSTRQRERTRETDETEDQEGVRACPECESDNLVKDSDRGELICEDCGLVVEEEKIDPGPEWRAFNHQERQEKSRVGAPTTQTMHDKGLTTTIDWKDKDAYGRSISSKKRSQMHRLRKWQERIRTKDAGERNLQFALSEIDRMASALGVPRSVREVASVIYRRALKEDLIRGRSIEGVATSALYAACRKEGIPRSLEEISEVSRVERKEIGRTYRYISQELGLEMRPVDPKKYVPRFCSELELSEEVQTKANEIIEKTAEEGLLSGKSPTGYAAAAIYAASLLCNEKKTQREVADVAQVTEVTIRNRYQEQIEAMGIHG
- a CDS encoding DUF371 domain-containing protein, coding for MEEIIRARGHENVSAEHASTFEVTTDDYLTPAGDCILAVEADRAPADFDPEFVEACRDREATIAFTIEAGGYTETVEGRGDPDLEFTNERSAVGRTSDYVDDRTIMNGAEFAAEGFDRDLVDALADGAEATVTISVE
- a CDS encoding DUF4399 domain-containing protein translates to MTRTPTRRQYLTASAVTGIAAFAGCIDNSDGADEPDENETDDERVENIDYTSPNGELAFVRPEDGAEVSNPVAVEMEVENFELRPPGEDTVPESGTGHLHVLVDEGCVEPGYVIPLEDGYYHLSDGGREIEIELEPGQHDLCAQAGDDIHNAYDMTDEITITVTGGEGGGNATESGSESGDGNETDSENGTGNESEGGNSSDD
- a CDS encoding alkaline phosphatase family protein, translating into MGLFDRLRGDDTPRVAFIGVDGVPYSLLSENEELFPNFAAIAEEGTAGEISSIVPPESSACWPSLTTGVNPGETGVYGFQDREVGTYDTYVPMGREVQADRVWDRVQEDGRKATVLNVPVTFPPQRNVQRMVSGFLSPGLEKAAYPDDVRDYLETLDYRIDVNPKLGHQEDKSEFIEDAHATVDARFEAFKHYIEEDDWDLFFGVFMTTDRVNHFLFKDYERDGEYKDEFIEFYQKVDQYIGRLRDALPEDVTMIVASDHGFTSLDYEVHFNEWLREEGWLSFGTDDPEELGDIADDTKAYSFIPGRFYINLEGREPRGSVPEDEYDEVRDQLKADLEALEGPDGNKVVERVVEKEEAFRGDHDDIAPDLVAIPNKGFDLKSGFKADSDIFTTGPRNGMHSFDNTSLYIDTPEATIGDADLFDITPTILDLLEVEYSRGEFDGASLL